In the Alkaliphilus oremlandii OhILAs genome, one interval contains:
- the cobA gene encoding uroporphyrinogen-III C-methyltransferase, protein MEKTKGTVYLVGAGPGDDGLLTVKAKQILEKAEVVVYDRLVGPRILSILPDFAEKINVGKNVGNHPVPQEEINHILLNKALEGKLVVRLKGGDPFVFGRGGEELELLSQHQVPFVVIPGITSAISAATYAGIPVTHRDFCSSLHIITGRAKKAGDLSIDYASLVKLKGTLVFMMSVAAVGEIADGLMNAGMERGTKVAVIENATRPNQRKFVSQLDNIALVIEQNNVISPATIIVGEVCALSDRFDWFSNLPLKGCKILITRPKQTIGKLSQMLWELGAETVEYPCIRTSTIDFDLNMNHLQWIVFTSAVGVKAFFDKLFTMKMDSRCLHDKKIAVVGSETAAELLKYGIRADFIPSVFDAEHLATELLNSGQITSKDQVGVFRAKTGSEDLVRILTDHNVEVSDVAVYETNYVKNHKIDVNKFDYVAFTSASCVQGFVESFGEDADFSSVNAVCIGKQTASMAKQYGMNTTISDIATISGIVDKIKEIYNGE, encoded by the coding sequence ATGGAAAAGACTAAAGGGACTGTTTATTTAGTTGGCGCAGGACCTGGTGATGATGGTCTACTAACTGTAAAGGCAAAGCAGATTTTAGAAAAGGCGGAAGTCGTTGTATATGATCGCCTGGTAGGGCCGAGAATACTTTCGATTCTTCCAGATTTTGCAGAAAAAATTAATGTAGGAAAAAATGTTGGCAATCATCCTGTTCCTCAGGAAGAAATTAATCATATTCTTCTGAATAAAGCCTTAGAAGGAAAGCTGGTGGTTCGATTAAAGGGTGGCGATCCATTTGTATTTGGTAGAGGTGGAGAAGAATTAGAGCTTTTGTCTCAGCATCAGGTACCTTTTGTTGTAATTCCAGGGATTACCTCCGCTATATCAGCAGCTACCTATGCAGGAATTCCTGTAACTCATCGCGATTTTTGTTCATCGTTACATATTATTACAGGGCGCGCTAAAAAAGCAGGAGACTTAAGTATTGATTATGCCTCTCTAGTAAAGCTAAAAGGGACACTGGTATTTATGATGTCGGTAGCTGCTGTTGGTGAAATCGCAGATGGACTGATGAATGCTGGAATGGAAAGGGGCACAAAAGTAGCAGTCATTGAAAATGCTACAAGACCCAACCAAAGAAAGTTCGTTAGCCAGCTTGATAATATTGCTTTAGTTATCGAACAAAATAATGTCATTTCCCCTGCTACTATTATAGTTGGTGAGGTTTGCGCACTTTCTGATCGGTTTGACTGGTTTTCCAATCTACCGCTAAAGGGCTGTAAAATATTAATTACAAGACCTAAGCAAACAATAGGGAAACTTTCTCAAATGCTTTGGGAGTTAGGTGCAGAGACTGTTGAGTACCCTTGCATTAGAACCAGCACCATTGATTTTGACCTGAATATGAATCACCTTCAGTGGATTGTCTTTACTAGTGCAGTGGGTGTCAAAGCATTTTTTGACAAATTGTTTACAATGAAAATGGATAGTCGATGCTTGCATGATAAAAAAATTGCTGTAGTTGGTAGCGAAACGGCTGCCGAACTTTTAAAATATGGGATTCGAGCTGATTTTATCCCTAGCGTTTTTGATGCAGAGCACTTAGCAACAGAGTTATTAAATAGTGGACAAATAACCTCAAAAGATCAAGTGGGTGTATTTAGAGCAAAAACTGGATCAGAGGACCTTGTAAGGATTTTAACAGACCACAATGTAGAAGTTTCAGATGTTGCTGTATACGAAACCAACTATGTAAAAAACCACAAAATTGATGTGAATAAATTTGATTATGTTGCCTTTACTAGTGCAAGCTGTGTACAGGGATTTGTAGAATCCTTTGGTGAGGATGCAGATTTTTCATCAGTCAATGCAGTTTGTATTGGGAAGCAAACTGCCAGCATGGCGAAACAGTACGGTATGAATACTACTATCTCTGATATTGCAACAATCTCAGGAATAGTTGATAAAATTAAGGAGATTTATAATGGTGAATAG
- the hemB gene encoding porphobilinogen synthase codes for MVNRPRRLRLNQNIRALTRETRISTNSLILPIFLQEGNNIKRPISSLEGHFHYSPDRVSEEIEKALKAGINKFLLFGLPAEKDIIGSQGYDENGIIQQGIRKMKENYKDEIYIITDVCMCEYTSHGHCGILDSNYVDNDKTLDYLSKIAVSHAMAGADMVAPSDMMDGRIGRIRKDLDAHNLINIGIMSYAVKYASSFYEPFREAAGSTPSFGDRKSYQMDYHNRREAVKEARLDIDEGADIIMIKPALSYLDIIHEVSQLSNLPTAAYSVSGEYAMIKAAAKMGIIDEYKIMCESAVSVFRAGANILITYFAKELAESIRRGDIG; via the coding sequence ATGGTGAATAGACCCCGAAGATTAAGATTGAACCAGAATATAAGAGCGTTAACAAGAGAAACTCGAATTTCAACAAACTCATTGATACTACCTATTTTCCTTCAGGAAGGGAATAATATCAAAAGGCCGATTTCCTCCTTGGAGGGTCACTTTCATTATAGTCCTGATCGGGTATCAGAAGAAATTGAAAAGGCATTAAAAGCTGGCATCAATAAGTTCTTACTGTTTGGATTACCAGCTGAAAAAGATATTATAGGCAGCCAAGGCTATGACGAGAACGGAATCATCCAGCAAGGGATTCGCAAGATGAAGGAAAACTATAAGGATGAAATATATATTATTACTGATGTTTGTATGTGTGAATATACTTCCCATGGACATTGTGGAATTTTAGACAGTAATTATGTAGATAATGACAAAACATTAGATTATCTTTCAAAGATAGCAGTATCCCATGCAATGGCTGGCGCTGATATGGTAGCACCTTCAGATATGATGGACGGAAGAATTGGCAGGATTCGAAAAGATTTAGATGCTCATAACCTAATTAACATAGGGATTATGTCCTATGCCGTAAAATATGCCTCATCCTTCTACGAGCCTTTCCGTGAAGCAGCAGGATCAACTCCGTCCTTTGGTGACAGAAAATCCTATCAAATGGATTATCATAATAGAAGAGAAGCTGTGAAGGAAGCACGACTTGATATAGATGAGGGTGCAGATATAATAATGATAAAACCAGCTTTATCTTACTTAGATATCATCCATGAAGTATCGCAACTTTCGAATTTGCCGACAGCTGCCTATAGTGTAAGTGGAGAATATGCAATGATTAAGGCTGCAGCAAAAATGGGAATTATCGACGAATATAAAATTATGTGTGAGAGTGCAGTATCTGTTTTTAGAGCAGGAGCTAATATTTTAATTACTTACTTTGCAAAGGAACTTGCTGAGTCAATCAGAAGGGGGGATATTGGATAA
- a CDS encoding lactate utilization protein, translated as MDKNSKFIMEARVQRTMESLAKNNMDAYYVETEKEALEKISELMPIGSTVGIGGSMTLFEIGAIDYLKNGNYKLLDRYKEGLTPAELKDIFKQSLLADVYLTSSNAITEAGELYNVDGNGNRVAAMLFGPDKVIVVVGINKIVKDINQAMLRVKEMAAPANNVRLNKTNPCTKIGYCTDCKTEGRICNEYTVIKRQGGKGRIHVIIVNKELGY; from the coding sequence ATGGATAAAAATTCTAAGTTTATTATGGAAGCAAGAGTGCAGAGAACCATGGAAAGTTTAGCGAAAAATAACATGGATGCTTACTATGTGGAAACAGAGAAAGAGGCATTAGAAAAGATAAGTGAACTGATGCCAATTGGAAGTACCGTAGGTATTGGCGGTTCAATGACACTTTTTGAGATAGGGGCTATAGACTACCTGAAAAATGGAAATTATAAGCTTTTAGATCGATACAAAGAAGGTTTAACACCTGCTGAACTAAAAGATATCTTTAAGCAAAGTCTTCTGGCAGATGTATATTTAACCAGCAGTAATGCTATTACCGAAGCAGGAGAACTCTACAATGTAGATGGCAATGGAAACCGAGTCGCAGCGATGTTATTTGGTCCTGACAAGGTTATTGTAGTGGTTGGCATCAATAAAATTGTAAAAGATATAAATCAGGCAATGCTGCGTGTAAAAGAAATGGCAGCACCAGCGAATAATGTAAGGTTAAATAAAACAAACCCTTGCACCAAGATTGGATACTGTACGGATTGTAAAACGGAAGGTCGAATATGCAATGAATATACAGTAATTAAGAGACAAGGTGGTAAAGGCAGAATTCATGTAATTATTGTGAACAAAGAATTAGGGTATTAA
- the mscL gene encoding large-conductance mechanosensitive channel protein MscL, producing the protein MLEEFKKFALKGNVLDLAVGVIIGGAFGKIVTSLVNDIIMPILGLVVGGINFTALEYVLTEKGSEPIVLRYGQFIQTTFDFLIIAFSIFMFIKVLTKFKKKEEEKPASAPKPSKEEMLLSEIRDILKEKAN; encoded by the coding sequence ATGTTAGAGGAATTTAAAAAGTTTGCACTAAAAGGGAATGTTTTAGACTTAGCAGTAGGGGTGATTATAGGAGGTGCATTTGGGAAAATAGTAACATCTTTAGTGAATGATATTATTATGCCCATTTTAGGATTGGTCGTTGGCGGTATTAATTTTACTGCTTTAGAATATGTGTTGACTGAAAAAGGAAGCGAACCGATCGTATTGAGATACGGTCAATTTATCCAAACAACGTTTGACTTTCTAATCATTGCTTTTTCTATATTTATGTTTATTAAAGTACTGACTAAATTCAAGAAAAAAGAAGAAGAAAAACCCGCATCAGCGCCAAAACCTTCTAAAGAAGAGATGTTATTAAGTGAAATTAGAGATATTTTAAAAGAAAAGGCGAACTAG
- a CDS encoding sensor histidine kinase: MEIFKIPITLLNSISLMFLITFLLSKTNSFKNLILNKKNSFKNKIFLAIIFSTFGILGTYYGFPIEGAIANSRVIGVVVGGLLAGPFVGISAGVVAGVHRWVIDIGGFTSVACMISTVVGGILGSIAYRYKDKVNKNWILGFSVTMVAEILQMLIVIIVAKPYPVAVNVVKKIIMPMTLMNSIGVALFILLLESIFKEQEREAAIQSELALKIADKTLPILRNGFNQETASATCDIIYSIAKVDAVAITNKSEIIAHVGVGSDHHLPGETIKTVATKTALKLKRSVIVENKEEIGCQNKNCKLKSTIVVPLFKKDQVIGVLKIYKATKNGISSVDVQLAEDLAKLFSTQIELAEIDYNAKLLSIAELKALQAQINPHFLFNSINTIVSLCRIDPELARKLLINLGNFLRESFKENEYIVDISNEIKHVEAYLEIEKARFGKKLNVVYDINCDNFKIPHLVLQPLVENAVKHGIYPKKDGGTIYVMIHEDLEHYIIHIEDNGIGFDSGAHKPTHHGIGIKNVDKRLQSIYGKDYGLKIQSTIDIGTKILINIPKGVY, encoded by the coding sequence ATGGAAATATTTAAAATTCCCATAACTCTTTTAAATAGCATCTCTTTAATGTTTCTGATCACCTTTTTGTTATCAAAGACAAATTCCTTTAAAAATTTAATCTTAAACAAAAAGAATTCTTTTAAAAATAAAATTTTTTTAGCCATCATCTTTAGTACCTTTGGAATTTTAGGTACCTATTATGGCTTTCCTATAGAGGGTGCTATTGCTAATTCTAGAGTTATTGGCGTTGTTGTTGGTGGACTTTTGGCTGGTCCCTTTGTAGGGATTAGTGCTGGTGTCGTTGCCGGTGTTCACAGATGGGTCATTGATATCGGTGGTTTTACTTCTGTTGCCTGTATGATATCCACCGTCGTTGGTGGTATATTAGGGAGCATCGCCTATCGATACAAGGACAAAGTGAATAAAAATTGGATTCTAGGTTTTAGTGTCACAATGGTTGCGGAAATCCTTCAGATGTTAATCGTAATTATAGTTGCTAAGCCATATCCGGTTGCAGTAAATGTGGTAAAAAAAATTATTATGCCTATGACTTTGATGAATTCCATCGGTGTGGCTTTGTTTATCTTACTTCTTGAAAGTATTTTTAAAGAACAAGAAAGAGAAGCTGCTATTCAATCGGAGTTAGCCTTAAAAATAGCAGATAAAACATTACCCATCTTAAGAAACGGATTTAACCAAGAAACGGCTTCTGCTACTTGTGATATCATCTATTCCATAGCGAAGGTTGATGCAGTAGCCATTACCAATAAAAGTGAGATTATTGCCCACGTCGGTGTCGGATCAGATCATCATCTACCGGGTGAAACCATTAAAACAGTAGCAACTAAGACGGCACTCAAACTCAAAAGATCCGTTATTGTGGAAAATAAAGAAGAAATAGGGTGTCAAAATAAAAATTGTAAGCTTAAATCCACCATCGTCGTTCCGTTATTTAAAAAAGATCAAGTCATCGGTGTGTTGAAGATTTACAAAGCTACAAAAAATGGAATTTCAAGCGTCGATGTGCAATTAGCAGAAGACCTTGCTAAACTCTTTTCCACTCAAATTGAATTGGCTGAGATCGATTATAATGCAAAACTACTATCCATCGCTGAATTAAAAGCTCTACAGGCTCAGATCAATCCGCATTTTTTATTTAATAGCATCAATACCATCGTTTCTTTATGTAGAATCGATCCAGAACTAGCTCGAAAGCTTTTGATAAATTTAGGAAACTTTCTACGAGAAAGCTTTAAGGAAAACGAATACATCGTAGATATTAGTAACGAAATAAAACACGTTGAAGCTTATCTCGAAATTGAAAAGGCTAGATTCGGAAAAAAATTGAATGTGGTGTATGATATCAATTGCGATAACTTTAAAATTCCCCATCTAGTATTGCAGCCATTAGTAGAAAATGCTGTGAAACATGGAATCTATCCTAAAAAAGATGGCGGAACAATATATGTGATGATACACGAAGACTTGGAGCATTATATCATTCATATTGAAGATAACGGCATTGGCTTTGATAGCGGTGCCCATAAACCTACCCATCACGGAATTGGTATTAAAAATGTAGATAAAAGGCTTCAATCTATATATGGAAAAGACTACGGACTAAAAATTCAAAGTACCATTGATATTGGAACGAAAATTTTAATTAATATTCCAAAAGGGGTGTATTAA
- a CDS encoding LytR/AlgR family response regulator transcription factor, translated as MKITAVIIDDEYLSIEELSFLLSKIHFIEIVGKAECGLDGLDLIRNLKPDLAFVDVKMPDISGIQLVKKINELDIHCKIIFTTAYDKYAIEAFNVDAIDYILKPYEEKRVIKSLLKAREIIENTAKQHTELPPVNIAFNKLSALKDDRLILIDTKDILLIYTEDRNIFIKTKKEIFSSSYSMQELEERLSKDGFFRTHRSYLVNLNKIKEVSPWFNGSYIAVLDGINDEIPISRNHVKEFKRILGI; from the coding sequence TTGAAAATAACAGCAGTCATAATAGATGATGAATATTTATCGATTGAGGAATTGTCCTTTCTGCTCTCTAAAATTCACTTTATAGAAATTGTAGGTAAAGCTGAGTGTGGATTAGATGGACTGGATCTCATCAGAAATCTTAAGCCAGATTTAGCTTTTGTAGATGTAAAAATGCCAGATATCTCTGGCATTCAACTAGTTAAAAAGATTAATGAATTGGATATTCATTGCAAAATTATCTTTACTACGGCTTATGATAAGTATGCTATTGAGGCCTTTAATGTAGATGCTATTGATTATATATTGAAGCCTTACGAAGAGAAAAGAGTGATCAAGTCTCTTTTAAAAGCAAGAGAGATTATTGAAAATACTGCGAAACAACATACTGAGCTTCCACCAGTTAACATTGCTTTTAACAAATTGTCCGCATTAAAAGATGATCGATTAATCCTAATCGATACCAAAGATATCTTACTGATATATACAGAGGATAGAAATATCTTTATTAAAACAAAAAAAGAGATATTTTCCTCCAGCTATTCCATGCAGGAGCTAGAAGAACGACTGAGCAAAGATGGTTTTTTTCGAACTCATAGAAGTTACTTAGTTAATCTGAATAAAATAAAAGAGGTTTCTCCTTGGTTTAATGGTTCCTACATTGCTGTTTTAGATGGAATTAATGATGAAATACCCATCAGTAGGAATCACGTTAAGGAATTTAAAAGAATATTGGGAATTTAA
- a CDS encoding carbon starvation CstA family protein: MTTFLIGVVILIFGGLIYGSYCEKVFGPDERPTPAVAKADGVDFVGMKKWKNSLVELLNIAGTGPILGPIQGILFGPIAFLIIPIGCVLAGAMHDYFSGMISMREGGAQMPKMINKYLGSNVKKIYNIAIWVLMLLVGVVFVYTPGDLIVKDILGLDNAFTNPTVWMVYGAIFLYYVIATLFPIDAIIGKVYPIFGAILIFSAIGVFGGLLLDGGASLSNISLSKGLFSQHPSKLPFIPVFFITVACGIMSGFHASQATLISRTVKSEKEGKTTFFNMMLVEGFIAMVWAAGAMALFNRGTPMDTNATLMIGAISREFLGSIGSIFTIIGVIVLPITSGDTAFRSLRLMVAEQFDIDQSNPKKRVAITLAIFVPAIIILVYAKINPAGFNILWRYFAYTNQTVAIFALAMIAVYLKIHNKNYLVGLLPGMFYTFITFSYIFHAPIGFGLEARIGTMFGVDPASYTISYALAAIVTVVYAYATIKRASNKGNEILQEVLA; this comes from the coding sequence ATGACTACCTTTCTTATTGGTGTAGTAATACTTATTTTTGGTGGACTTATTTATGGAAGTTATTGCGAAAAGGTTTTCGGCCCTGACGAAAGACCTACCCCTGCCGTTGCTAAGGCAGACGGTGTGGATTTTGTAGGAATGAAAAAATGGAAAAACAGCCTAGTAGAATTATTAAATATCGCAGGTACTGGGCCGATTTTAGGACCAATTCAAGGAATTTTATTTGGACCTATCGCATTTTTGATCATACCGATCGGATGTGTACTTGCCGGTGCTATGCATGACTACTTCTCTGGAATGATTTCTATGAGAGAAGGCGGCGCACAAATGCCTAAAATGATTAATAAATATCTAGGAAGTAACGTAAAGAAGATTTACAATATTGCAATCTGGGTATTAATGCTGTTGGTTGGTGTTGTTTTTGTCTACACGCCTGGAGACTTAATCGTTAAAGACATTTTAGGTTTAGATAACGCCTTCACAAATCCAACGGTTTGGATGGTATACGGTGCAATATTCCTGTATTATGTTATTGCAACATTGTTCCCAATCGATGCAATTATTGGTAAGGTTTATCCAATTTTTGGAGCAATACTTATATTTTCAGCAATCGGTGTTTTTGGTGGATTACTTTTAGATGGTGGCGCAAGTCTTTCAAATATATCTTTATCTAAAGGTTTGTTTTCTCAGCACCCTAGTAAACTTCCATTCATTCCTGTGTTTTTTATTACGGTTGCCTGTGGTATTATGTCCGGCTTCCATGCCAGCCAGGCTACTTTGATTTCTAGAACTGTTAAGTCAGAAAAAGAAGGAAAAACTACATTCTTTAATATGATGCTCGTAGAAGGTTTTATTGCTATGGTATGGGCAGCAGGAGCTATGGCACTATTTAACAGAGGAACACCGATGGATACTAATGCAACTTTAATGATCGGTGCAATTTCAAGAGAGTTTCTAGGAAGCATTGGTTCAATATTTACCATTATTGGAGTTATTGTACTTCCAATAACATCAGGGGATACTGCTTTTAGATCCTTAAGGCTGATGGTTGCTGAGCAATTTGATATTGACCAATCCAATCCAAAGAAAAGAGTTGCAATCACACTAGCTATATTTGTACCAGCAATTATAATTTTAGTATATGCTAAAATTAATCCAGCTGGATTCAATATCCTTTGGAGATACTTTGCATATACAAATCAAACCGTGGCAATTTTTGCTCTAGCAATGATCGCTGTCTATTTAAAAATTCATAACAAAAATTATTTAGTTGGATTACTGCCTGGAATGTTCTATACATTCATTACATTCTCTTACATCTTCCACGCGCCTATTGGCTTTGGTTTAGAAGCAAGAATTGGTACGATGTTTGGCGTAGACCCAGCAAGTTATACAATTTCCTATGCATTAGCTGCCATCGTTACAGTGGTGTATGCTTATGCAACCATTAAGAGAGCTTCTAATAAAGGAAATGAAATCCTACAAGAGGTTTTAGCATAA
- the hemL gene encoding glutamate-1-semialdehyde 2,1-aminomutase, with the protein MKKSQELMTRAKRVIPGGVNSPVRAFNAVGGCPRFIKSASGAYIQDVEGNSYIDYIGSWGPMILGHSNPKILQAVSKVMIKGLSFGAATELEVEMAELITRLVPSVEMVRMVNSGTEAVMSALRLARGYTKREKVIKFAGCYHGHSDSMLVKAGSGALVNGVPDSAGVTIGVAKDTLVAEYNDIDSVNLLFEQNKNEIAAVILEPVAANMGVVLPKDGFLEKVRQLCSQNGALLIFDEVITGFRLAAGGAQEYFGVTADLVTYGKIIGGGMPVGAYGGRREIMECISPIGPVYQAGTLSGNPLAMAAGITMLTELSENPQIYEHINRLGTKLGDGLRKITSNTVNSVGSLISMFMTENEVIDIRSAMASDTGEYSRLFNHLLNKGIYIAPAQFEAMFISNAHTDEDIEKTLSAIEESLNEMRKK; encoded by the coding sequence ATGAAAAAATCACAGGAATTAATGACAAGAGCTAAAAGGGTAATACCAGGAGGCGTAAATAGTCCCGTCCGAGCTTTTAACGCTGTAGGAGGATGTCCGCGATTTATAAAATCTGCTAGCGGTGCTTATATTCAGGATGTAGAGGGCAATTCCTATATAGATTACATTGGTTCTTGGGGGCCTATGATTTTAGGTCATTCGAATCCTAAGATATTACAGGCGGTATCAAAGGTGATGATAAAGGGTCTTAGCTTTGGAGCGGCTACAGAGCTTGAAGTTGAGATGGCAGAGCTCATAACAAGACTGGTACCTTCAGTAGAAATGGTACGAATGGTTAATAGTGGAACTGAAGCAGTTATGAGTGCCCTACGATTAGCTCGAGGGTATACCAAACGAGAAAAGGTCATTAAATTTGCAGGGTGCTACCATGGCCATAGCGATAGCATGTTGGTGAAAGCAGGCTCTGGAGCCTTGGTAAATGGCGTTCCAGACAGTGCCGGTGTTACCATCGGTGTAGCAAAAGATACCTTGGTTGCAGAATATAATGATATAGATAGTGTGAATCTGTTATTTGAACAAAACAAAAATGAAATTGCTGCAGTGATTCTAGAGCCAGTAGCAGCTAATATGGGAGTTGTATTACCGAAGGATGGCTTTTTAGAAAAGGTTCGGCAACTTTGCAGTCAAAATGGAGCACTACTCATCTTTGATGAGGTAATCACAGGGTTTAGATTGGCAGCAGGAGGTGCCCAGGAGTATTTTGGTGTTACTGCCGACCTTGTAACCTATGGTAAAATCATCGGTGGTGGTATGCCTGTAGGTGCCTACGGAGGTAGACGTGAAATTATGGAATGTATCTCGCCGATTGGTCCTGTTTATCAAGCAGGGACCCTTTCGGGAAATCCTCTAGCAATGGCAGCAGGAATTACAATGCTTACTGAACTTTCAGAAAATCCTCAGATCTATGAGCACATCAATCGACTTGGTACGAAGCTAGGGGATGGACTTAGAAAAATAACATCGAACACTGTAAATTCAGTTGGATCACTTATTTCTATGTTTATGACAGAGAACGAAGTAATCGATATTCGTAGTGCTATGGCAAGTGATACAGGAGAATATTCGAGGCTATTTAACCACTTACTAAATAAAGGAATTTATATTGCACCAGCCCAATTTGAAGCAATGTTTATTTCAAATGCACATACGGATGAAGATATAGAAAAAACATTAAGTGCTATAGAAGAATCTTTAAATGAGATGAGAAAAAAATGA